The Zobellia alginiliquefaciens genome contains a region encoding:
- a CDS encoding RagB/SusD family nutrient uptake outer membrane protein, with protein MKHILYITIIALSLFSCSDDILDIPPKDRIAESAVWTDAALIRSYHNQIYAGIDHSKGPNMMAKAVDEMVFNDANRYPGPILNATLDPDNVDDRANFRGGGSVYTWNKDYDVIREVLVFLDRMETDEVLEEEERRVLIAEAKVIRAYMYSRLIVRFGGVPIIEEVLELDDELTFSRNTIDECVAYIESDIASAMPDLPPVIYASDGEFGRANQSAAKAILSRLYLYMASPLFNPSNDLSKWQKAADAAFDIIDDGYFSLHPDYTSLFNAPSGSVNTELIWGRNYTQSNAHDQPMYMLGRRWGAYGGWSGAGGVAQNLVDDYEMTNGELPFIKVNHVNTTINPASGYDPQNPYANRDPRFYQSINFDGTEFREVILEKWVSSDESAWGMDSYKESGDNPRSNYTLRKFMPGTDTEPILNWDINYTTPFHFFRLGEIYLNYAEAMFELGNEGVCREYLNYIRQRPTVEMPPIPDSITGEELRTRLYNERRIELAFEEHRYFDVRRWGIAQYTEAVDLYGMDIIKDVDTGVKTYEPVLLFDRAWNEKLNFIPIERSEVQITGVEQTPGYN; from the coding sequence ATGAAACATATATTATATATAACTATTATAGCATTATCACTATTTTCCTGTAGTGATGATATTTTAGACATTCCACCAAAGGATAGAATCGCAGAATCGGCCGTGTGGACAGATGCCGCATTGATACGTTCTTATCACAATCAGATATATGCGGGAATAGATCATTCCAAAGGTCCTAATATGATGGCCAAGGCAGTAGATGAAATGGTTTTTAACGATGCAAATCGCTATCCTGGACCTATTTTAAATGCTACATTAGACCCTGATAATGTTGATGATAGGGCTAATTTTAGAGGAGGTGGAAGCGTATATACGTGGAACAAGGATTATGATGTAATTAGAGAAGTGCTGGTTTTCTTGGATAGAATGGAGACTGATGAGGTGCTTGAAGAAGAAGAACGAAGGGTTTTGATAGCTGAAGCTAAGGTCATAAGGGCGTATATGTATTCCAGATTGATCGTTAGGTTCGGAGGTGTTCCCATCATTGAAGAGGTGTTGGAACTGGATGATGAATTAACGTTCTCCCGTAATACAATTGATGAGTGCGTAGCTTATATTGAGTCGGATATTGCGTCTGCAATGCCAGATTTACCTCCTGTAATATACGCCAGCGATGGTGAGTTTGGAAGAGCTAACCAATCTGCTGCTAAAGCTATTCTTTCTAGATTGTACTTATATATGGCCAGTCCGTTGTTTAATCCCTCCAACGATTTGTCTAAATGGCAGAAAGCGGCTGATGCTGCTTTTGATATCATAGATGATGGGTATTTCTCTTTGCACCCAGATTACACTTCCCTTTTTAATGCCCCTTCTGGATCAGTCAATACAGAATTGATTTGGGGAAGAAATTATACGCAATCCAATGCTCATGACCAGCCTATGTATATGCTTGGTAGAAGATGGGGTGCCTATGGCGGTTGGAGCGGTGCCGGTGGAGTAGCTCAAAATTTGGTAGATGATTATGAAATGACCAATGGAGAACTTCCTTTCATAAAAGTCAATCATGTCAATACTACCATAAATCCAGCTTCTGGTTATGATCCACAGAATCCTTATGCCAACAGGGATCCAAGATTTTATCAATCTATAAATTTTGACGGGACGGAATTCCGCGAGGTCATTTTGGAAAAATGGGTCTCTTCGGATGAAAGTGCTTGGGGTATGGATTCCTATAAAGAAAGTGGTGATAATCCAAGAAGCAATTACACCCTCAGAAAATTTATGCCCGGAACGGATACGGAACCAATTTTAAATTGGGACATTAATTACACCACTCCGTTTCACTTTTTTAGGTTAGGCGAAATTTATCTCAACTATGCAGAAGCGATGTTCGAATTAGGAAACGAAGGCGTCTGTAGGGAATACCTGAATTATATAAGACAACGCCCAACTGTAGAAATGCCACCTATACCGGATAGCATAACAGGAGAAGAACTTCGGACCCGGTTGTATAACGAACGTCGTATAGAACTTGCATTTGAGGAGCATAGGTATTTTGACGTTAGAAGATGGGGCATCGCTCAATATACCGAGGCCGTAGATCTTTATGGAATGGATATCATTAAGGATGTGGACACTGGCGTTAAAACATACGAACCTGTTTTGTTATTTGACCGTGCTTGGAATGAGAAACTGAACTTTATACCTATTGAAAGATCAGAAGTTCAAATAACAGGTGTGGAGCAAACTCCTGGATACAATTAG
- a CDS encoding SusC/RagA family TonB-linked outer membrane protein, which produces MEIKLIYIRSLLRKRILKTIMKLFIFLFSTAVFCLVPENTLSQEKITIEKDRTVSADQVFKIIKKQTDLNFIYPKSLFKGASKIQLTKGEVKVSELIDRVLFKNNLSFELTKNNTILIKKRRLAKPVSKQNQGLRITGQILDEVGVGLPGATIVEVGTTNGTTTDFDGNFSLEVTDENATISISYIGYKTQKLSVGDRTQFKVSMEMDSQGLDEVVIVGYGSKSKKTLTGSVATVEGETLTQTPSANVSANLQGRLPGLIANQRTGQPGSDDPSILIRGAATLNNNNPLVIIDGVPRGNLSRLNPSDIENISVLKDASAAIYGARAANGVILVTTKKGRSGKTEFNLSFDTAISKPTVVPEVLGSVAYAETYNEGEFYAQGRPSANDFTPFYSEADIQKFRDGSDPILYPNTDWAQETLKSMPLQQRFNLSASGGSDKISYLLSYSFLNQEGHYINNPTNYRQHNVRVNVEADLTDNLTMGANLSGIINKKDYSVAGNFVNFYNILRALPTLPARYPNGDIAPGRLGENPLLLDRRGYNRIEQTPLYTTFTATYKVPFVKGLKIDASFNYDQDNHTDRTWTLPYTFSSYNVNTGNYDQRTLGPPTPNLSDRYDKFTTLLYNYRLSYDTKFGDHNVSALVGQEQQQNEHSYVQAYRQNYVSSAIDQLNAGSNAPEDKNNSGTTTASAYNNYFGRFNYDFKSKYLLEFLFRYDGSQIFAEGERYGFFPAVSGGWRLSEEPFIRDNVSFIDNLKLRFSYGELGNDAVGQYQYLQSFSFNNNYVFGSTDVPGVSANTLPNAYITWEKSKKTDIGLEADFLGGLLGTELTFWTENRSDILTSRNLSIPQIVGFPGLPDENIGEVDSKGFEIVLTHQNSIGEDFNYSVNANVAYATSEVVFMDEVPNDEAYQDQTGKPINAGLFYETDGIFNTQEELDAYPHRANSGLGDIKIIDLNEDGEINDLDKFRYDKTDTPEWVFGLNAGINYKNFDMNLFFQGQAGAVNYATRFEDLGTTEPANAFVLRAEDRWTVDNPNGTMPRARHDNPGDNTFFLFDATFVRLKSAEIGYSLPEDVISKIGLGGVRLYVSGSNLLTWAKEIEFTDPEVSGQALFYPQLRVINYGINVNF; this is translated from the coding sequence ATGGAAATCAAATTAATTTATATCCGTTCGCTTCTGCGAAAACGGATACTGAAGACTATTATGAAACTTTTTATCTTTTTATTCAGTACCGCTGTTTTCTGTCTTGTGCCGGAAAATACGCTGTCACAAGAAAAGATAACTATAGAAAAAGACAGGACGGTAAGTGCGGACCAGGTCTTTAAAATAATTAAAAAACAGACCGATCTAAATTTTATCTACCCAAAATCCTTGTTCAAGGGCGCGTCAAAAATACAACTGACCAAAGGAGAGGTTAAAGTTTCAGAGTTGATTGATCGCGTACTATTTAAGAATAACCTTAGTTTTGAATTGACCAAGAACAACACCATCCTAATAAAGAAAAGACGATTGGCTAAACCGGTCTCCAAGCAGAATCAAGGGCTTCGTATTACCGGACAGATTTTAGACGAAGTAGGAGTAGGACTCCCCGGAGCTACTATTGTTGAGGTAGGCACGACCAATGGGACCACTACTGATTTTGATGGTAATTTTAGCTTGGAGGTAACGGATGAAAATGCTACAATTTCCATATCGTACATCGGGTACAAAACACAAAAGCTTTCCGTTGGTGATCGCACTCAGTTTAAAGTAAGTATGGAGATGGACTCACAGGGTCTAGATGAAGTGGTAATTGTTGGTTATGGCTCAAAATCCAAAAAAACATTAACCGGTTCTGTGGCTACAGTAGAGGGGGAAACATTGACTCAAACACCAAGTGCGAATGTTTCAGCGAACCTGCAAGGTAGATTACCGGGACTGATAGCTAACCAACGAACAGGACAACCGGGAAGCGATGACCCCAGTATTTTAATTCGTGGGGCCGCTACGCTTAACAATAACAATCCGTTGGTAATAATAGATGGGGTACCTCGTGGAAATTTAAGTAGGTTAAACCCATCCGATATAGAAAATATATCTGTTTTAAAAGATGCATCTGCAGCCATATACGGAGCAAGAGCAGCTAACGGTGTTATTCTGGTAACTACCAAAAAGGGGAGAAGCGGAAAAACCGAATTTAATTTATCTTTTGACACGGCCATAAGTAAGCCAACGGTGGTTCCGGAGGTATTGGGCTCTGTTGCCTATGCGGAAACCTATAACGAAGGTGAATTTTATGCACAGGGGCGTCCAAGCGCAAACGATTTTACTCCCTTTTATTCAGAAGCGGATATTCAAAAATTCCGTGATGGTTCGGACCCTATACTTTACCCCAACACAGATTGGGCGCAAGAAACGCTTAAAAGCATGCCTTTACAGCAGCGGTTTAATTTATCCGCTAGTGGTGGCTCGGATAAAATAAGTTATCTTTTATCTTATTCCTTTTTAAACCAAGAAGGCCATTATATCAACAACCCTACAAATTATAGACAACATAATGTACGTGTAAATGTTGAGGCAGACCTTACGGACAACCTAACAATGGGAGCCAATCTTTCCGGCATCATTAACAAAAAGGACTACTCCGTAGCGGGCAACTTTGTAAATTTTTACAACATTCTCCGAGCTTTGCCTACGCTTCCGGCAAGATATCCAAATGGGGATATAGCACCAGGCCGTTTAGGTGAAAACCCATTGCTGCTAGATAGAAGAGGGTATAATCGTATTGAACAAACACCACTGTACACCACGTTTACCGCAACTTATAAAGTACCTTTTGTGAAAGGGCTAAAGATAGATGCTTCCTTTAATTACGATCAGGACAACCATACCGACAGAACTTGGACTTTGCCCTATACTTTTTCTTCGTACAACGTAAATACCGGAAACTACGATCAAAGAACATTAGGCCCACCAACACCAAATCTTAGTGATCGCTATGACAAGTTTACCACCTTACTATATAACTATAGATTATCTTATGACACTAAGTTTGGCGACCACAATGTAAGTGCTTTGGTGGGGCAAGAGCAACAACAGAACGAACACAGTTATGTTCAAGCTTATAGACAAAATTATGTAAGCTCTGCAATAGATCAGCTGAATGCAGGAAGTAACGCCCCAGAGGACAAGAACAATTCTGGGACTACTACGGCAAGTGCATATAACAATTACTTTGGCCGTTTCAATTATGACTTTAAATCTAAATATTTACTTGAGTTTTTGTTTAGATATGACGGTTCGCAAATATTTGCAGAAGGAGAACGATACGGTTTTTTTCCGGCCGTTTCTGGGGGATGGAGACTTTCTGAAGAACCGTTTATTAGAGACAATGTTTCTTTTATAGACAACCTAAAATTAAGATTTTCCTATGGTGAGCTTGGTAATGATGCCGTAGGACAATACCAATACCTACAATCTTTTTCCTTTAACAACAATTATGTTTTTGGATCAACAGATGTTCCCGGAGTTTCCGCTAACACTTTACCCAATGCCTACATAACATGGGAAAAAAGTAAAAAGACGGATATAGGTTTGGAGGCTGACTTTTTAGGAGGGCTTTTGGGTACAGAACTAACATTTTGGACAGAGAACAGATCTGATATTTTAACGTCTCGTAACCTGTCCATACCACAAATAGTTGGGTTTCCAGGGTTGCCGGATGAAAATATAGGGGAGGTAGATTCCAAAGGTTTTGAAATAGTTTTGACGCACCAAAATAGTATTGGAGAAGATTTTAACTACTCTGTAAACGCCAATGTAGCCTATGCCACCAGTGAAGTTGTCTTTATGGATGAGGTTCCTAATGATGAGGCGTATCAAGACCAGACGGGAAAACCTATCAATGCAGGCTTGTTCTATGAGACAGATGGCATATTCAATACCCAAGAAGAATTAGATGCTTATCCGCACCGTGCGAATAGCGGTCTTGGCGATATTAAGATTATAGACCTTAACGAGGATGGTGAAATTAATGACCTGGATAAGTTTAGGTATGATAAAACTGATACACCGGAATGGGTATTTGGTCTAAATGCGGGAATCAATTATAAAAATTTTGATATGAACCTGTTCTTTCAGGGGCAGGCAGGGGCGGTCAATTACGCTACAAGGTTCGAAGATCTTGGAACTACCGAACCCGCAAACGCTTTTGTACTAAGGGCTGAAGATCGTTGGACTGTAGACAATCCTAATGGTACCATGCCAAGAGCAAGACACGACAACCCAGGAGACAATACTTTTTTCTTGTTTGATGCAACTTTTGTAAGACTCAAAAGCGCAGAGATCGGTTATTCGTTACCAGAGGATGTTATTTCTAAAATAGGATTGGGCGGCGTGCGGTTGTACGTAAGCGGATCTAATCTGCTCACCTGGGCAAAAGAAATTGAATTTACAGATCCGGAGGTAAGTGGGCAAGCCCTTTTCTATCCTCAGCTTCGAGTAATCAATTATGGAATTAACGTGAACTTTTAG
- a CDS encoding FecR family protein, whose amino-acid sequence MLPEIENLIVKFLTDSATAKDLDRLAVWIENDENKKVFSEYVQVHYAVFFSVKEPDTKELLDNLLTTIKRENSLGYKFRKLAPYQYAASIALVLLSVLAGYFLLNRTSEEKQIQTPIVLEETNSIVPGTDKAILTLANGSQVILEKGNVFKKQNADSNGEQITYAQKSRNLNVEYNYLTIPRGGQFLVKLSDGTKVWLNSETQLKYPVDFKAGETRKVELVYGEAYFDVSPSSQNGGSSFVVYNQSQEVKVLGTEFNIKAYLEEANVNTTLVEGKVAVHTNDFNETLKPFQQFQFNKDLNTGTVKEVDVYNETAWKEGVFSFEDKSLKEMMAVLSRWYDVTFVFQNQAVENEEFIGVLRKDQDLEEILTGIKNFGIIKNYKIYEKKVILE is encoded by the coding sequence ATGTTACCGGAAATAGAAAACCTTATCGTAAAATTTTTAACGGACTCGGCAACGGCAAAAGATTTGGACCGTTTGGCGGTTTGGATAGAAAATGACGAGAATAAAAAAGTGTTTAGTGAATATGTGCAAGTGCACTATGCTGTTTTTTTTAGTGTAAAGGAACCGGATACCAAAGAGCTACTGGACAATTTACTCACTACTATAAAAAGAGAGAACTCATTAGGATACAAATTTAGAAAGCTAGCTCCTTACCAATACGCAGCTTCCATTGCTTTGGTTTTATTGTCGGTACTTGCAGGCTATTTTTTGCTCAATAGGACTTCAGAGGAAAAGCAAATTCAAACACCTATTGTTCTAGAGGAGACTAATAGTATTGTTCCGGGAACGGACAAGGCGATATTGACGTTGGCCAATGGATCACAGGTAATTTTGGAAAAAGGGAATGTTTTTAAAAAGCAAAATGCGGATAGTAACGGAGAGCAAATTACATACGCGCAAAAATCAAGGAACTTAAACGTAGAGTACAATTATCTTACCATACCAAGAGGAGGGCAGTTTTTGGTAAAGCTGAGTGATGGCACCAAGGTCTGGTTAAATTCGGAAACACAATTGAAGTATCCGGTAGACTTTAAGGCAGGCGAAACCAGAAAGGTAGAATTGGTATATGGGGAAGCATATTTTGATGTATCACCTAGTTCCCAGAATGGTGGATCTAGTTTTGTAGTGTACAATCAATCTCAAGAAGTTAAGGTACTTGGTACGGAATTTAATATAAAGGCCTATCTGGAGGAAGCTAATGTAAATACCACATTGGTAGAGGGAAAAGTGGCTGTTCATACGAACGATTTTAATGAGACATTAAAACCTTTCCAACAGTTTCAATTTAATAAGGATTTAAACACAGGTACGGTTAAGGAGGTAGATGTATATAACGAGACCGCTTGGAAAGAAGGGGTGTTCAGTTTTGAGGATAAATCCCTCAAAGAGATGATGGCAGTGCTTTCCAGATGGTACGATGTAACTTTTGTATTTCAAAATCAAGCGGTGGAAAATGAGGAATTCATCGGCGTGTTAAGAAAGGATCAGGATTTAGAAGAAATACTAACGGGAATCAAAAACTTTGGAATAATCAAAAACTACAAGATATATGAGAAGAAAGTAATATTAGAATAA
- a CDS encoding RNA polymerase sigma factor produces MSIKNLHDINLTEGLKSGNENAYAQLVKTYHKPLFTYALSLSNSEATAKDIVQTVFLKTWEYRKKLKPELSIKSFLYKTTYNEFINQYHKNRKLSILERTYMEALDEMVEDTHSELFERKIRLITEGISKLPKKCKQTFLLSKKDGLTNIEIAEYLNVSVRTVEWQLNKAYNLLRKQVGLKMENILFLIFSGKRKL; encoded by the coding sequence ATGTCTATAAAAAATCTACACGATATTAATCTTACCGAGGGACTAAAAAGCGGTAATGAAAACGCTTACGCACAGTTGGTAAAAACTTATCACAAGCCATTATTCACTTATGCCCTTAGTCTTAGCAATTCAGAAGCAACAGCAAAAGACATTGTCCAGACCGTATTTCTTAAAACTTGGGAGTACCGGAAAAAACTAAAGCCGGAACTTTCCATTAAAAGTTTCCTGTATAAGACCACGTACAATGAGTTTATAAACCAATACCATAAAAACCGTAAACTATCTATTCTAGAACGCACCTATATGGAAGCCCTAGATGAAATGGTTGAGGACACCCATTCTGAATTGTTCGAGCGTAAAATTCGACTGATTACAGAAGGTATTTCCAAACTACCGAAAAAGTGCAAACAAACTTTTTTGCTAAGCAAAAAAGATGGTCTTACCAACATTGAAATAGCGGAATACCTAAATGTATCTGTGCGAACGGTAGAATGGCAACTCAACAAAGCCTACAACCTATTGCGAAAGCAGGTTGGCCTAAAGATGGAAAACATTTTGTTTTTGATTTTCAGCGGAAAAAGGAAACTATAA
- a CDS encoding glycoside hydrolase family 95-like protein, with protein sequence MLLQSHNGEINLLPALPKAWQNGSVKGLRARGGYTIDMVWEEGKLVEAVVSADNAGKVPISVKGEPKGSVTFKKGESRTIE encoded by the coding sequence ATGTTGTTGCAAAGTCATAATGGGGAAATTAACCTTTTGCCCGCCTTGCCAAAAGCTTGGCAAAATGGATCGGTAAAAGGGCTACGGGCCAGAGGTGGTTATACCATTGATATGGTATGGGAGGAAGGCAAACTGGTGGAAGCTGTTGTTTCTGCGGATAACGCGGGAAAAGTTCCGATTAGTGTTAAGGGCGAACCTAAAGGAAGCGTAACCTTTAAAAAAGGAGAATCCAGAACGATTGAATGA
- a CDS encoding glycoside hydrolase family 95 protein encodes MPLNTNKSYLSVFCILQLFLMGTITVSGQHEPSELKLWYDAPAADWNEALPLGNGRLGAMVFGNPSNENIQLNELTLWAGGPHRNDNPEAKQELSKIRKLIFEKKFEEAHQLANDKFISKTSHGMPYETVGNLRLSFPDHQVYSDYYRELNIENAINTTKYIVDGVTYHREIFTSFSDQVIVMKLTASEKGKISFTAAMDRPEPAKISFFTESDNILVMTGHGSDTRSKRLPKEAAPIKGEVVFDSRVKIVPQGGKLTTMNDKLKVENADSVILYLSIATNFVNYQDVSADAHKRAKEYLDKAEHKSYYNLVNDHTAFYKKYFDRVVLNLGTSEAAKKPTDVRIKEFSEGYDPALAALYFQYGRYLLISSSQPDGQPANLQGLWNNLLTPPWKSAYTVNINTEMNYWPAEVTNLPEMHEPLIQMVRELSEAGKETAKVMYGADGWVTHHNTDLWRICGPVDGATWGIWPTGGTWLSQHVWDKFMFNGDLEYLKTVYPAMKGAAAFCLSVLTPEPTNGWLVIAPSISPENGPSVRSRQINIEAGTTMDIQLVFDMLTKTIEAANLLETDKELVKKMETALAKLPPMQIGKHGQIQEWLEDLDNPDDKHRHVSHLYGLYPSNQISPYRNAELFKGAENTLIQRGDPSTGWSMNWKINLWARLLDGNHAYKLMGDQIKLVGRPDSPKGGGTYANMLDAHPPFQIDGNFGFTSGLTEMLLQSHDGAVHLLPALPDVWKEGKVTGLRARGGFEIVTMDWKEGKVTKVTLKSNLGGNLRIRYYNELVLEDDKTLKKAQGDNPNKFYTTPEIKEPLVDKASQIDSPSLKPVYLYDLKTKAGEEVTLTGKE; translated from the coding sequence ATGCCATTAAATACCAACAAATCGTACCTAAGTGTTTTCTGTATCCTTCAATTGTTTTTAATGGGGACTATAACGGTCTCAGGACAACATGAGCCTTCTGAACTTAAACTTTGGTACGATGCACCGGCCGCCGATTGGAACGAGGCACTTCCTTTGGGAAATGGACGCCTAGGAGCTATGGTTTTCGGTAACCCGTCGAACGAGAATATACAGTTAAATGAACTTACGTTGTGGGCCGGTGGGCCGCACCGTAACGATAATCCCGAAGCCAAGCAGGAGCTATCTAAAATCAGGAAATTGATATTTGAGAAGAAGTTCGAGGAAGCCCATCAATTAGCGAACGACAAATTTATTTCTAAAACCTCGCATGGCATGCCCTACGAAACCGTAGGGAATTTAAGATTGAGTTTTCCTGATCATCAAGTTTATTCGGATTATTATCGAGAATTGAATATTGAAAACGCCATCAACACTACCAAATATATCGTTGATGGCGTCACATACCATCGTGAGATATTTACATCCTTCTCCGATCAGGTAATTGTTATGAAATTAACTGCAAGCGAAAAGGGTAAAATTAGTTTTACAGCAGCTATGGACCGCCCAGAACCGGCAAAAATCTCCTTTTTTACGGAAAGCGATAATATATTGGTAATGACGGGTCATGGAAGTGATACCAGAAGCAAGCGCTTGCCAAAGGAGGCGGCACCCATTAAGGGGGAAGTTGTTTTTGACTCACGTGTTAAAATCGTACCTCAAGGTGGTAAACTGACCACCATGAACGATAAGTTAAAAGTTGAGAATGCAGACAGTGTTATTTTATACCTTTCAATTGCTACTAATTTCGTGAACTATCAAGATGTTAGTGCGGATGCCCATAAGCGGGCGAAAGAATATTTGGACAAGGCGGAGCATAAGAGTTATTATAACTTAGTGAACGACCATACTGCATTCTACAAAAAGTATTTTGATAGGGTAGTATTAAATTTAGGTACTTCTGAAGCGGCAAAAAAACCTACGGATGTCAGAATCAAAGAATTTAGTGAAGGTTATGATCCCGCGCTGGCGGCACTCTATTTTCAATATGGGAGATACTTACTGATTTCTTCTTCACAACCTGATGGGCAACCTGCTAATTTGCAAGGCTTGTGGAACAATCTTCTGACTCCTCCTTGGAAGAGCGCCTATACGGTAAATATCAATACCGAAATGAATTACTGGCCTGCAGAGGTCACGAATTTGCCGGAAATGCATGAGCCGTTGATACAAATGGTTCGTGAACTATCGGAAGCAGGAAAAGAAACCGCAAAAGTTATGTACGGAGCCGATGGTTGGGTAACGCATCATAACACCGATTTATGGCGTATCTGTGGTCCTGTAGACGGGGCAACTTGGGGTATCTGGCCCACTGGCGGAACCTGGTTGTCACAGCATGTCTGGGATAAATTTATGTTCAATGGGGATTTAGAGTATTTAAAGACCGTTTACCCGGCCATGAAAGGTGCCGCAGCGTTTTGTTTAAGCGTGCTTACGCCAGAACCAACAAACGGTTGGTTGGTGATAGCACCTTCTATATCTCCAGAGAATGGACCTAGTGTGCGTAGTAGGCAAATTAATATAGAAGCAGGTACAACGATGGATATCCAATTGGTATTCGATATGTTGACGAAGACCATAGAAGCGGCCAATTTATTGGAAACGGATAAAGAACTGGTCAAAAAAATGGAAACTGCCTTGGCCAAACTACCACCTATGCAAATAGGGAAACATGGTCAGATTCAAGAATGGTTAGAAGATTTGGACAACCCGGATGATAAACACCGTCATGTTTCCCATTTATACGGACTCTATCCTTCCAATCAAATATCACCATATAGAAATGCGGAACTTTTTAAAGGTGCTGAAAATACGCTCATACAAAGAGGAGACCCATCCACAGGATGGTCTATGAATTGGAAAATAAACCTATGGGCTCGTTTGTTGGATGGCAATCATGCGTATAAATTAATGGGAGACCAGATAAAATTGGTGGGTAGGCCAGATTCACCAAAGGGCGGTGGTACCTATGCCAATATGTTGGATGCACATCCACCTTTTCAGATAGATGGGAATTTTGGATTTACTTCCGGCTTAACGGAGATGTTGCTACAGAGCCACGATGGCGCGGTACACTTGTTACCAGCTTTGCCAGATGTATGGAAAGAGGGAAAGGTTACGGGCCTAAGAGCCAGAGGAGGATTTGAAATAGTGACGATGGATTGGAAAGAAGGGAAAGTGACTAAAGTAACCCTCAAGTCCAATTTGGGAGGTAATCTGCGTATACGTTATTACAATGAATTGGTTTTAGAAGATGATAAAACCTTGAAAAAGGCCCAAGGCGATAACCCGAATAAATTTTACACAACTCCGGAAATAAAGGAGCCTCTTGTTGATAAAGCATCTCAGATAGACAGTCCGTCATTAAAGCCAGTCTATCTATATGACCTGAAAACAAAGGCTGGAGAAGAGGTTACCCTTACAGGAAAGGAATAG
- a CDS encoding single-stranded DNA-binding protein: MSTIRNHVQLIGNVGQEPTITNLESGKKVARFSFATNVHYKDNKGDKKTDTDWHTIVSWGKTAEIIEKYVEKGKEVGVAGKLKTRTYTTDDGNQRYVTEVVADEILLLGNR; this comes from the coding sequence ATGAGTACTATCAGAAATCACGTACAGTTGATCGGAAACGTCGGACAGGAACCGACCATTACCAACCTTGAAAGTGGCAAAAAAGTCGCCCGCTTTTCATTCGCCACAAATGTCCATTATAAAGATAACAAGGGCGATAAAAAAACGGACACCGACTGGCACACCATTGTGTCTTGGGGCAAGACCGCCGAAATCATAGAAAAATATGTCGAGAAAGGCAAAGAGGTCGGGGTGGCCGGCAAACTGAAGACCCGTACCTATACCACGGACGATGGCAACCAACGTTATGTTACCGAAGTGGTAGCGGATGAAATCCTTCTATTGGGAAATAGGTAA
- a CDS encoding JAB domain-containing protein, with protein MKTQVNEIQVSYHENTGIFEAIPMKSSQDVAKLLYENWDTDTIGLRETFKVLLLNHSNKVKGIYPLSVGGITGTMVDLRILFALILKTLSTTVILAHNHPSGKLRPSEADKAVTLKIYKAARLFDITILDHLIIAPNGGYYSFKDNGLL; from the coding sequence ATGAAAACACAGGTCAATGAAATACAGGTAAGCTATCATGAAAATACAGGCATTTTTGAAGCAATACCCATGAAAAGCTCCCAAGATGTGGCAAAATTACTATATGAAAACTGGGATACCGACACCATAGGATTGAGGGAAACCTTCAAAGTACTCTTGCTAAACCATTCCAATAAGGTGAAAGGAATCTACCCCTTGTCGGTCGGTGGGATTACAGGGACCATGGTCGACCTACGGATATTGTTCGCCCTGATACTCAAAACATTGTCCACGACCGTCATTTTGGCCCACAACCACCCGTCTGGAAAATTAAGGCCCAGTGAAGCGGACAAAGCCGTGACCCTTAAAATCTACAAAGCGGCACGACTTTTTGATATCACGATTTTGGACCATTTGATTATTGCCCCCAACGGTGGGTATTATAGTTTTAAGGACAACGGACTGCTATGA